A single region of the Lycium barbarum isolate Lr01 chromosome 2, ASM1917538v2, whole genome shotgun sequence genome encodes:
- the LOC132625858 gene encoding adagio protein 3, with amino-acid sequence MGVKKMEVKEEENKQRGKRLKYTKNMDEYEEEEEEEEEEEFVYDYEEEMDENIEVFSSQQQQQQPVGFFYPLNTPSSIVVSDALDPDLPIIYVNTVFELSTGYRADEVLGRNCRFLQFRDPRAQRRHPLVDPVVVSEIRRCLEEGVEFQGELLNFRKDGTPVVNRLRLAPIHSDDGTVMHIIGIQMFSEAKIDLNTVSYPVFKETCQPHCDESSEYSIKSGNTLHCQHHEICGILQLSDEVLAHNILSRLTPRDVASIGSVCRRIRQLTKNEHVRKMVCQNAWGADVTGVLEHMTKKLAWGRLARELTTLEAVCWKKLTVRGAVEPSRCNFSACAAGNRLVLFGGEGVNMQPMDDTFVLNLDAANPEWRRVSVKSSPPGRWGHTLSCLNGSWLVVFGGCGRQGLLNDVFVLDLDAKQPTWKEVSGGTPPLPRSWHSSCTMEGSKLVVSGGCTDAGVLLSDTYLLDLTNDKPTWREIPTTWAPPSRLGHSLSAYGKTKILMFGGLAKSGHLRLRSGESYTIDLEDERPQWRQLECGAFTGVGSQNAVVPPPRLDHVAVTMPCGRVIIFGGSIAGLHSPSQLFLLDPSEEKPLWRTLNVPGQPPKFAWGHSTCVVGGTRVLVLGGHTGEEWILNELYELCLASKQDSDA; translated from the exons atgggtgtaaagaaaatggaagttaaagaagaagaaaacaagcAAAGAGGAAAAAGATTAAAGTACACAAAAAACATGGATGaatatgaagaagaagaagaagaagaagaagaagaagaatttgtttatgattatgaagaagaaatggatgaaaatattgaagttttttcttcacaacaacaacaacaacaacctgtTGGGTTTTTTTATCCTTTAAATACACCTTCTTCAATTGTTGTATCAGATGCATTAGATCCTGATCTTCCAATTATATATGTGAATACTGTCTTTGAATTATCTACTGGTTATCGTGCTGATGAAGTCCTCGGTCGTAACTG TCGGTTTTTACAATTTAGAGATCCACGCGCTCAAAGGCGGCATCCTTTGGTGGATCCTGTTGTTGTTTCTGAGATAAGAAGATGTCTTGAAGAAGGTGTTGAATTCCAAGGGGAGCTTCTCAACTTTAGAAAAGACGGTACACCTGTTGTGAACAGGCTAAGGCTAGCACCAATACATAGTGATGATGGCACAGTTATGCATATTATAGGGATTCAAATGTTTTCTGAAGCAAAAATTGACTTGAATACTGTGTCATATCCTGTTTTCAAAGAAACTTGCCAGCCTCACTGTGATGAGTCCAGCGAATACTCCATTAAAAGCGGTAATACATTGCATTGTCAGCACCATGAGATATGTGGTATTCTTCAGCTCTCTGATGAAGTTCTAGCTCACAACATTTTATCTCGATTGACACCAAGGGATGTTGCATCcattggttctgtttgtagaaggaTACGCCAATTGACGAAAAATGAGCATGTGAGGAAAATGGTCTGTCAAAATGCATGGGGAGCTGATGTCACGGGTGTGCTGGAACACATGACAAAGAAGTTAGCTTGGGGGCGTCTAGCTAGGGAGCTAACCACTCTTGAAGCGGTTTGTTGGAAGAAACTGACAGTTAGAGGGGCTGTAGAGCCTTCGCGTTGCAACTTCAGTGCATGCGCTGCAGGGAACAGGCTGGTGTTATTTGGAGGGGAAGGTGTTAATATGCAGCCAATGGATGACACATTTGTTCTCAATCTTGATGCTGCTAATCCAGAGTGGCGACGAGTGAGTGTCAAATCATCTCCACCGGGACGTTGGGGCCATACTCTCTCGTGTCTTAATGGTTCTTGGTTGGTGGTGTTTGGTGGATGTGGGAGGCAGGGATTGCTTAATGATGTGTTTGTTCTTGATTTAGATGCTAAACAGCCCACGTGGAAAGAAGTATCCGGTGGAACTCCCCCACTTCCTAGGTCTTGGCACAGCTCTTGCACGATGGAAGGCTCTAAGTTAGTTGTTTCAGGTGGATGCACAGACGCAGGGGTACTTCTCAGTGATACATATTTGTTGGATCTCACCAATGACAAACCTACCTGGAGAGAAATTCCGACTACGTGGGCTCCTCCATCTAGATTGGGACACTCACTCTCAGCTTATGGGAAGACTAAAATTCTTATGTTTGGTGGCCTTGCCAAAAGTGGTCACTTGCGCTTAAGGTCAGGTGAATCATACACTATTGATTTGGAGGACGAAAGGCCACAATGGAGGCAACTTGAATGTGGAGCGTTCACAGGAGTAGGAAGTCAAAATGCTGTTGTTCCTCCTCCTAGACTCGATCATGTTGCTGTAACGATGCCTTGTGGCCGGGTTATCATTTTTGGAGGTTCAATTGCCGGATTGCACTCTCCTTCACAACTATTTCTACTGGACCCTTCAGAGGAAAAACCGTTATGGAGGACTCTCAACGTACCTGGACAACCTCCAAAGTTTGCTTGGGGTCATAGCACGTGTGTGGTTGGAGGAACAAGGGTGTTGGTCCTAGGAGGCCATACCGGGGAAGAATGGATTTTGAACGAATTATATGAATTGTGCTTAGCGAGCAAGCAAGATTCTGATGCGTGA
- the LOC132629216 gene encoding phragmoplastin DRP1C, producing the protein MATLESLIGLVNRIQRACTILGDHGGEGMSLWEALPTVAVVGGQSSGKSSVLESVVGRDFLPRGSGIVTRRPLVLQLHKIDGGSEYAEFLHASKKKFTDFASVRQEIADETDRITGKSKQISNVPIHLSIYSPNVVNLTLIDLPGLTKVAVEGQPESIVEDIEMMVRSYVEKPNCIILAISPANQDIATSDAIKLAREVDPSGERTFGVITKLDLMDKGTNALDVLEGRSYKLQHPWVGIVNRSQADINKNVDMMAARRKEQEYFESSPEYGHLAHKMGAEYLAKLLSKHLETVIRQRIPSIIALINKTIDELNAELDRIGRPVGVDGGAQLYTILEMCRAFDRIFKEHLEGGRPGGDRIYGVFDHQLPAALKKLPFDRHLSTSNVKKVISEADGYQPHLIAPEQGYRRLIDGSLGFFKGPAEASVDAVHSILKELVRKSLAETQELKRFPSLQSDIAAAANEALDRFRDESRKTVSRLVEMESSYLTVEFFRKLQTEPEKPPPNQAQAQAQAQAANADRYTDNHLRRIGSNVSAYINMVCETLRNTIPKAVVYCQVREAKRSLLNQFYSQVGRREKEQLGKMLDEDPSLMSKRESIAKRLELYKSARDEIDAVAWK; encoded by the exons ATGGCTACGTTAGAAAGCTTGATTGGATTGGTTAACAGAATTCAACGTGCATGTACTATTTTAGGAGATCATGGTGGTGAAGGAATGTCCCTATGGGAAGCTCTTCCTACCGTTGCCGTCGTCGGTGGCCAG AGCTCTGGAAAATCATCGGTGTTGGAAAGTGTTGTAGGTAGAGATTTCCTGCCTCGTGGATCAG GCATTGTCACAAGGAGGCCATTGGTTCTTCAACTCCATAAGATTGACGGAGGATCTGAATATGCGGAGTTTTTACATGCTTCAAAAAAGAAGTTTACCGACTTCG CTTCGGTACGTCAAGAGATTGCAGATGAGACTGACCGCATAACGGGGAAGTCCAAGCAAATTTCTAATGTTCCAATTCATCTGAGCATTTATTCTCCTAATG TGGTAAATTTAACACTCATTGATCTTCCTGGATTGACAAAGGTTGCTGTAG AGGGACAACCAGAAAGCATTGTTGAAGATATTGAAATGATGGTCCGCTCTTATGTGGAAAAA CCCAATTGCATCATATTGGCTATCTCTCCTGCCAATCAAGATATTGCAACTTCTGATGCGATAAAGCTTGCAAGAGAAGTTGATCCTTCAG GTGAAAGAACATTTGGAGTTATAACAAAACTTGATTTGATGGATAAGGGAACCAATGCCTTGGAT GTACTTGAGGGTCGATCGTACAAGCTCCAACATCCATGGGTTGGAATTGTCAACCGTTCACAGGCTGATATCAACAAGAATGTAGATATGATGGCTGCTCGTCGGAAGGAGCAGGAATACTTCGAATCAAGTCCTGAATATGGGCATCTTGCTCATAAAATGGGAGCTGAATATCTTGCAAAGCTTTTATCAAag CACTTGGAGACTGTGATCAGACAGCGAATACCAAGCATTATTGCTCTAATAAATAAGACAATCGATGAGCTTAATGCTGAGTTGGACCGAATTGGCCGACCTGTTGGTGTAGATGGAGGG GCACAACTATACACAATCTTGGAGATGTGTCGTGCATTCGATCGAATATTTAAGGAACACCTGGAAGGCGG GAGGCCGGGTGGCGATAGAATATACGGGGTCTTTGACCATCAGCTACCAGCTGCTCTTAAGAAGCTTCCGTTTGATCGTCATCTTTCAACGAGTAATGTCAAAAAGGTTATTTCTGAGGCAGATGGATACCAGCCTCACTTAATTGCTCCTGAGCAAGGTTACAGAAGGCTAATCGATGGATCCCTTGGCTTCTTCAAGGGCCCTGCTGAAGCCTCAGTTGATGCA GTGCATTCCATTCTGAAAGAACTTGTGAGGAAGTCACTTGCAGAAACACAG GAATTGAAACGTTTTCCGTCACTTCAATCTGATATTGCAGCCGCAGCGAATGAGGCTCTTGACAGATTTCGTGATGAGAGTCGAAAGACAGTTTCAAGGCTGGTAGAGATGGAGTCTTCTTACCTGACAGTTGAGTTCTTTAGGAAGCTTCAGACTGAACCAGAAAAACCGCCCCCAAACCAGGCACAGGCACAAGCACAGGCGCAGGCGGCAAATGCAGACCGGTATACAGATAATCATCTAAGGAGAATTG GGTCAAATGTCTCTGCTTATATTAATATGGTCTGTGAAACCTTGAGGAATACTATTCCAAAGGCTGTTGTCTATTGTCAAGTCAGAGAAGCAAAGAGGTCATTGTTAAATCAGTTCTATTCTCAAGTCGGAAGGAGAGAG AAGGAGCAGCTAGGCAAAATGTTGGACGAGGATCCTTCTCTCATGTCAAAAAGAGAGTCCATAGCCAAAAGGCTTGAGCTATATAAGTCAGCCAGAGATGAGATTGATGCAGTTGCATGGAAATGA
- the LOC132625859 gene encoding uncharacterized protein C594.04c-like gives MTEINMATHSNFKNALIAFLAPLPSILFYLSFLQHHNENNSLWNWCNHHPLLLANIMFFLNVNVLFWFISLLQSSLHWMIGLYWMLIPVMLLHFYANHPMAQYNQLRSWTVTILTCIWSIRMIHSYFRRENWQLGARQDWRYIDMSHQYGKNWWWISFFAIYLSQQVLQIGICLPMYIVHIVDKPWSFLDFIAIAICLSGITIAFYADTQLNNFKCRNKKLKELGQPMVPNLEKGLWCYSRHPNYFGEQLWWWGLALFTWNLGQNWIFIGPLINSICLGYVTMLVEKKMVRDNYRADAYKLYQKTTSVWIPWFKSSSNGKDKKN, from the exons ATGACTGAAATTAACATGGCTACTCATAGCAATTTCAAGAATGCACTGATTGCATTTTTAGCCCCTCTTCCTTCTATTCTCTTCTACCTCTCTTTCCTTCAGCATCACAATGAAAACAACTCATTGTGGAACTGGTGCAATCACCATCCACTTTTGCTTGCTAATATCATGTTTTTCCTCAATGTCAATGTCCTCTTTTGGTTCATTTCTCTTCTTCAATCAAGCCTCCATTGG ATGATAGGTTTGTACTGGATGTTGATTCCAGTAATGCTGCTACATTTCTATGCAAATCATCCAATGGCACAGTACAATCAATTGAGGTCATGGACTGTGACAATTTTGACATGTATTTGGAGTATTAGGATGATTCATAGCTACTTCAGAAGGGAAAATTGGCAGTTGGGAGCTAGGCAAGACTGGAGATACATAGATATGAGCCACCAATATGGAAAGAACTGGTGGTGGATTTCTTTCTTTGCAATTTATCTCTCTCAGCAG GTTTTACAGATAGGGATCTGCCTGCCTATGTATATCGTCCATATAGTGGATAAGCCATGGAGCTTTTTGGATTTCATTGCCATAGCCATCTGCCTCTCCGGCATTACAATAGCCTTTTACGCCGATACACAGCTCAACAATTTTAAATGCAGAAATAAAAAACTGAAAGAACTTGGCCAGCCAATGGTTCCAAATCTTGAAAAAGGCCTATGGTGTTACTCAAGACATCCAAATTATTTTGGTGAACAATTGTGGTGGTGGGGATTGGCCTTATTTACATGGAATTTGGGCCAAAATTGGATATTTATTGGTCCACTTATAAATAGCATTTGCTTGGGATACGTTACTATGCTTGTGGAGAAGAAAATGGTTAGAGATAACTACAGAGCTGATGCATATAAGCTCTACCAAAAGACTACTTCTGTGTGGATTCCATGGTTCAAGTCTTCCTCAAATGGAAAAGATAAGAAAAATTGA